TAAGATCGGCGATGGTTTCGATGGGACCGTCTTTCAAAACCACCAGTGAATTCAGCGGCGTCGCGACAAGGGTGGCAATGCGCACCAATGGCAATCCGGCTTCTACCTGCACATGAAGTTGTGGTTGGTAGGATACGGCGATGTCGGCTTTTCCGGCGGCGACCAGTTTCGGGGGATCGTTGGGATCGGCAGGGGCAATCAGTTCAACATCAAGCCCGGCTGCGGCAAAGTATCCTTTCTCGCGCGCCACAATCAGCGGTGCGTGATCCGGGTTAACGAACCAGTCGAGCAGAACCGTCATTTTTTCGGCGGCTTGAGCGGGTTGGCCGGTCACCGTCGCGGCGATGAGCAACAGGGAAGCGAAGAGGGGGCGAAAGTTGGTCATTGTTTTCCTCAAGATTCGTTGGGATGAGAGTCAGGCTGCCACGGGATGGCATGACGGACGATGAAATCGACACTGAAATAAAGGGCGACAGCAAGCAGCGCCAGGGTCGCAAGGGCGGCGAACATGATGTCGATTTGCATACGGGCGTTGGCGTGCAGCATCAGGTAGCCAAGACCGGAGCTTGATCCTACCCACTCACCAACAATGGCGCCAATGGGGGCGACGGCGGTCGCTACCCTGAGACCCGATCCCAACGCCGGCAAGGCCGCAGGGATGCGCACGTGGCGCAGGATCGCCCAACGGCTGCCATTCATGGCCCTGGCCAGTTCGACCCAGCCGGGTTCGGTTCGCCTTAAGCCATCGTGAAAGGCGGCGGTCACCGGGAAGTAAATAATCAAGGTTGCCATGACGACTTTTGAAGCCATTCCGTAACCGACCCATAACACCAATATGGGGGCCAGTGCGAAAACGGGTACAGCCTGACTGACCACCAGCACCGGCATCAACCACTGTCGGGCCGGGCGGAAATAAGCCATGACAAGGGCACTGGCGATGCCCAGGACCAACCCGAACGTTAATCCAAGCAGGATTTCCGCCATGGTGATGGCGCCATGACGGATAAATAAGTCCGGCCGTGTGATCCATGCCTGGGCGACGGCCAGCGGACTCGGCAGGATGTAGGGTGGTGCGCCGCTTAAACTGACCACCGTCTGCCAAAGGCCGATCAGACCGATCAGGATGACGCTCGGGCGAAAGATGTTCATTGCGTCGCCTCCGCCAGTTGCCTTAGCAATTCGCCCTGATGTTCCAGGACGTCCGTGTCATCAACAGGACGTGGCGGTGACTGTTTGGGCGTTATGGCCGCACCAAGGACAGCGGGGCGTCCATTCATGACATGAATTTCGTGACCCAGACGCAGGGCTTCCAGTGGATCATGGGTGACTAACAGGACCGTGCGGTCGTTCAAAAGCTCAGCCGCCAGCCCCTGTAGTTTGATCTTGGTGATGGCGTCCAGCGCCGAAAACGGCTCGTCCATCAAGACGACGGGGCGATCTTCCATCAGGGTACGGGCGATGGCGGCGCGTTGGCGCATACCGCCTGACAGGGTGCCCGGCATGGCCCCGGCCACGTCGGCCAGCCCGGTCCGCGAGAGTAAGTCGAGGGCCTTGTTACGGGCCGGGGCTTTTTCGTTCCTGATCCTGCATCCAAGAAGGACGTTGTCGAGGACACTGAGCCAGGGATACAAACAGTCCCGTTGCGCCATGAAGGCGACCCGCCCGTCAAGTGGCAGGCCGTCGGAACAGGAAATGGTTTGTGACTTTTCCTGTCCACCATCGAGACCCAGGATCAGCCGCAGCAACATGCTTTTGCCGATTCCGCTGGGGCCAAGCAGGCAAGTCCAGCGCCCGGCCGTAAGGTCCAGGTTGAGGCCATCAAACAAAACCTGTTCATGCCAGGCCAGATGCGCGCCGCGCACGTGCACGCCGATTGATGACGGGGGTGGTGGGTTATGGGTGGTTTGGTTCATGTCTCACTCGTTCCTACGCCGGTATAAGCCGGATCAGGTTCAAGGGGTCGTCTCGAAAATTGGAGACCTCTCAGCCGCTATCAAGCAGCTCCCCCCAGTGATGGGTTCAGACGTACACATAGGATGGCAAAGGGGAATTGGCAAGCACCTTAACTTAACCGGTGCTCCAGTTTCGGGGCCGGATCATGCCGGCGATCTTGCAGGCTTGCTGAACATAGCCGTACGGAAAGAGTTGAAAAATCCGATTCCGGTCGGCGCCACATTGCTCTTTTAAGTACTTCATGGCGTGGCGGACATCCGGGGTGATCTGGTGTTCCTTGTGATAATCGCGCATGAACCGGATAACCACCCAATGCTCGTCAGTCAGTTGGATTTTTTCCTCGGCGGCAAATGCGTGGGCGATTTCTTCGGACCAGGTATAGGGATCGACCAGATAGCCTTCATCATCGCGGGCGAGCATTCAGGAATTCCCCCGGTCTTTCCAGCCGCGCAGGACCCTTAGCGCAAAGTCAGGGTTTTTGGTGATGATGTCGATAATCTGTTTGCGCAGGGATTCGTTGATGTTGCGATCAATCCTCTCGACGTTAATAGCCGAGGGTTCCTGATGGATTGGGCGCTTCGGACGTGCCG
Above is a genomic segment from Rhodospirillaceae bacterium containing:
- a CDS encoding ABC transporter permease, which produces MNIFRPSVILIGLIGLWQTVVSLSGAPPYILPSPLAVAQAWITRPDLFIRHGAITMAEILLGLTFGLVLGIASALVMAYFRPARQWLMPVLVVSQAVPVFALAPILVLWVGYGMASKVVMATLIIYFPVTAAFHDGLRRTEPGWVELARAMNGSRWAILRHVRIPAALPALGSGLRVATAVAPIGAIVGEWVGSSSGLGYLMLHANARMQIDIMFAALATLALLAVALYFSVDFIVRHAIPWQPDSHPNES
- a CDS encoding ABC transporter ATP-binding protein → MNQTTHNPPPPSSIGVHVRGAHLAWHEQVLFDGLNLDLTAGRWTCLLGPSGIGKSMLLRLILGLDGGQEKSQTISCSDGLPLDGRVAFMAQRDCLYPWLSVLDNVLLGCRIRNEKAPARNKALDLLSRTGLADVAGAMPGTLSGGMRQRAAIARTLMEDRPVVLMDEPFSALDAITKIKLQGLAAELLNDRTVLLVTHDPLEALRLGHEIHVMNGRPAVLGAAITPKQSPPRPVDDTDVLEHQGELLRQLAEATQ
- a CDS encoding TusE/DsrC/DsvC family sulfur relay protein; protein product: MLARDDEGYLVDPYTWSEEIAHAFAAEEKIQLTDEHWVVIRFMRDYHKEHQITPDVRHAMKYLKEQCGADRNRIFQLFPYGYVQQACKIAGMIRPRNWSTG